Proteins from a genomic interval of Blastocatellia bacterium:
- a CDS encoding glycosyltransferase family 2 protein — MEKFLFYLAAVTVAAYVLMTIDLWQGNRRIRSLKDIAPLEQTVWPRVSVVIAARNEARHIEEALPSVLNQDYPQLEVIVADDRSTDGTGGILDRMAASGLRLRPLHISELPPGWLGKNHALDFAARQATGDFLLFTDADIVMHPTAIRRAVSYAERERRDHITLGPEGHMPGVMLNAFLGVFGLFFALFAKPWKAADPRSSRFIGIGAFNLVRAEAYRRIGGHQKIRMRPDDDMKLGKVLKQSGYRQEVLHGVGMISVEWYASVRELIAGTEKNFFAGLEYSLALVAGGALLQLVWFLWPFVGVFVTHGATRWLNLASVLIVMAGYARGAPLVGVRRRYALLFPVAVLLFLYLMWNATRKTIRNDGINWRDTHYSLAELKANKV; from the coding sequence ATGGAGAAATTCCTGTTCTATCTCGCCGCCGTCACGGTCGCGGCTTACGTCCTCATGACGATTGATCTATGGCAGGGCAACCGGCGCATCCGCTCGCTGAAAGATATCGCGCCGCTCGAACAAACAGTGTGGCCGCGCGTCTCTGTCGTCATCGCGGCGCGCAACGAGGCCCGCCACATTGAAGAAGCCTTGCCGTCGGTGCTCAATCAAGATTACCCGCAGCTCGAAGTCATTGTCGCCGATGACCGCTCGACCGACGGGACGGGCGGCATCCTCGACCGCATGGCCGCAAGCGGCCTGCGGCTGCGCCCGCTGCACATCAGCGAGCTGCCGCCGGGCTGGCTCGGCAAGAATCACGCGCTCGACTTTGCGGCGCGGCAGGCGACAGGCGATTTCCTGCTATTCACCGACGCCGACATCGTCATGCATCCGACGGCGATAAGGCGGGCCGTGAGCTATGCCGAGCGTGAACGCCGCGACCACATTACGCTGGGGCCGGAAGGGCATATGCCGGGCGTGATGTTAAATGCTTTTCTCGGTGTCTTCGGCCTGTTCTTTGCGCTCTTCGCGAAACCCTGGAAGGCGGCGGACCCGCGCAGCTCGCGCTTCATTGGCATTGGCGCATTCAACCTGGTGCGGGCGGAAGCCTATCGGCGGATCGGCGGCCATCAAAAAATTCGCATGCGGCCCGATGACGACATGAAACTCGGCAAGGTGCTGAAGCAGAGCGGCTACCGGCAAGAGGTGTTGCATGGCGTCGGCATGATCTCTGTCGAATGGTACGCGTCGGTACGCGAGCTGATTGCCGGCACGGAGAAGAATTTCTTCGCGGGGCTTGAATACAGCCTGGCGCTGGTGGCGGGCGGGGCGCTGCTGCAACTCGTCTGGTTCCTCTGGCCTTTCGTCGGCGTGTTTGTGACGCATGGCGCGACGCGGTGGCTGAACCTGGCTTCGGTGTTGATCGTGATGGCCGGCTACGCGCGCGGCGCGCCGCTAGTCGGCGTGCGCCGCAGGTATGCCCTGCTCTTCCCCGTAGCGGTTTTGCTGTTCCTCTACCTGATGTGGAACGCGACGCGCAAGACGATACGCAATGACGGCATCAACTGGCGCGATACGCATTACTCGCTCGCCGAACTGAAGGCCAACAAGGTCTAG